A genome region from Triticum aestivum cultivar Chinese Spring chromosome 2B, IWGSC CS RefSeq v2.1, whole genome shotgun sequence includes the following:
- the LOC123041212 gene encoding WAT1-related protein At5g47470, with the protein MAATVAARWWEDAAISVGMVAVQLAGAAYMVVLTPILALGLDPLFLVTFGSLSTGILTLPFALNLDRNKWPSELSNRLILELVVLSLGGVTVFQALMLDGMKKTSPAIASAMLNLAPGFIFVVAGCLRFERVDLKCRYTRAKIVGTLLCLGGAITMSILQSPATPPGRRSPDLAAWVVGCLCLLGAVLVLSGTIILQAATLIRFPAPFTLCAMTSLIGALLTGMFQVFTTGRLGPGTPQISTGIILSLVFVGSLVSSVSIMYQTWVLEKKGPVLVSLFSPTQTVGSAIFSALFLGRVVQPASILGMVFLFSGLYAVLWAKKKEGHVLPPADRVVADDIEKPLLLPR; encoded by the exons ATGGCCGCCACCGTGGCCGCGCGGTGGTGGGAGGACGCGGCGATCTCGGTGGGGATGGTTGCCGTGCAGCTTGCCGGCGCGGCGTACATGGTGGTGCTGACGCCGATCCTGGCGCTGGGCCTGGACCCGCTCTTCCTGGTGACTTTCGGCAGCCTCTCCACGGGGATCCTCACCCTCCCTTTCGCCCTCAACCTCGACAG GAACAAATGGCCATCGGAGCTGAGCAATAGGTTGATCCTTGAGTTGGTGGTGCTGTCTCTGGGAGG GGTGACTGTGTTCCAAGCCCTCATGCTGGATGGCATGAAGAAGACATCCCCCGCCATCGCCTCCGCGATGCTGAACCTGGCCCCGGGATTCATCTTCGTTGTCGCGGGCTGCCTCCG GTTTGAGAGGGTTGATCTCAAGTGCCGGTACACAAGAGCCAAGATAGTGGGGACTCTTCTGTGCCTGGGGGGAGCCATCACCATGAGCATCCTGCAGAGCCCTGCCACTCCACCGGGCCGAAGATCGCCAGACCTAGCAGCCTGGGTCGTCGGTTGCCTGTGCCTCCTGGGTGCGGTGCTCGTGCTCTCGGGCACGATAATCCTGCAG GCAGCAACCCTGATCCGTTTCCCGGCACCTTTTACCCTCTGCGCCATGACCTCACTCATCGGCGCCTTGCTGACAGGGATGTTCCAGGTGTTTACCACAGGGAGGCTCGGCCCTGGGACGCCCCAGATCAGCACCGGAATAATCCTCTCCCTTGTGTTTGTG GGTAGTCTGGTGAGCTCCGTGTCCATCATGTACCAGACGTGGGTGCTAGAGAAGAAGGGGCCTGTGCTCGTCTCACTGTTTAGCCCCACGCAGACCGTGGGTTCCGCAATCTTCTCCGCCCTCTTCTTGGGGCGGGTGGTGCAACCAGCAAG CATACTAGGGATGGTATTTCTTTTCTCCGGCCTTTATGCAGTTCTGTGGGCAAAGAAGAAAGAAGGCCATGTTCTTCCTCCTGCAGACAGGGTCGTGGCAGACGATATAGAGAAACCACTCTTGCTTCCACGCTAG
- the LOC123044818 gene encoding asparagine--tRNA ligase, chloroplastic/mitochondrial → MAAAAAACRLLRLAPRRLRSPRHSLFPTPLALSSGWRRYCAAAPPVAAAATPTGDAVGEFRRRIRVAEVKGGEDQGAAWVGKELTVRGWVRTCRAQRTVTFVEVNDGSCLSNMQCVLTPETEGYDQIDSINTGASVLVEGVVASSQGGKQKVELKVSKIIVIGESDPTSFPIQKKRASREFLRTVAHLRPRTNTFGAVARVRNALAYATHKFFQDSGFIWVSSPIITASDCEGAGEQFYVTTLLSNSAEGGCLVNSIPSKDGRVDWSQDFFCKPAFLTVSGQLNGETYASALSDIYTFGPTFRAENSNTSRHLAEFWMIEPELAFADLNDDMACASAYLQYVVKYILENCKEDMDFFDTWVEKGIIDRLNNVAEKNSVQMSYSDAIKLLIGSNKKFEFPVKWGLDLQSEHERYITEVAFGGSPVIIRDYPKEIKAFYMRQNDDGKTVAAMDLLVPRVGELIGGSQREERLDYLEARLDESNLNKDSYWWYLDLRRYGSVPHAGFGLGFERLVQFATGIDNIRDAIPFPRVPGSAEF, encoded by the exons ATggcggccgccgctgccgcctgccgcctTCTCCGGCTGGCACCGCGCCGTCTCCGGAGCCCGAGGCATTCCCTCTTTCCTACGCCACTCGCTCTCTCCTCGGGTTGGCGCCGCTACTgcgccgccgcgcccccggtcGCGGCCGCGGCGACGCCGACGGGGGACGCCGTGGGGGAGTTCCGCCGGAGGATCAGGGTGGCGGAAGTGAAGGGCGGAGAGGACCAAGGCGCCGCTTGGGTCGGGAAGGAGCTTACCGTGCGCGGGTGGGTGCGCACCTGCCGCGCCCAGAGGACCGTGACATTCGTCGAG GTTAATGATGGATCTTGCTTGTCCAATATGCAATGTGTGTTAACTCCTGAAACAGAAGGCTATGACCAG ATAGACTCTATCAATACAGGGGCCTCAGTGTTAGTGGAGGGAGTTGTAGCAAGCAGCCAAGGTGGTAAGCAGAAAGTGGAGCTAAAGGTTTCAAAGATCATTGTG ATTGGGGAGAGTGATCCCACATCTTTTCCTATACAGAAGAAACGAGCATCAAGAGAATTTCTGAGGACTGTGGCACATCTCCGTCCTCGGACAAACACTTTTGGTGCA GTGGCAAGAGTAAGAAATGCTCTGGCATATGCAACTCATAAATTTTTTCAAGACAGTGGATTTATTTGGGTATCAAGCCCTATTATTACTGCCTCAGATTGTGAAGGAGCGGGGGAGCAGTTCTATGTCACTACTTTG CTTTCAAATAGTGCTGAAGGAGGCTGCCTAGTCAACAGCATTCCTTCGAAGGATGGAAGGGTCGATTGGTCACAG GATTTCTTCTGCAAACCAGCATTTCTGACGGTGTCTGGACAACTGAATGGCGAAACATATGCTTCAGCTCTATCTGAT ATTTACACATTTGGTCCCACATTTAGGGCTGAAAATTCAAACACTTCAAGGCATTTGGCTGAATTTTGG ATGATTGAGCCTGAACTTGCCTTTGCTGATCTAAATGATGACATGGCGTGTGCAAGTGCATATCTCCAGTATGTA GTAAAGTATATTCTTGAGAACTGCAAAGAAGATATGGATTTTTTTGATACGTGGGTTGAGAAAGGGATCATAGATAGACTAAAT AATGTAGCTGAGAAAAACTCTGTTCAGATGTCATATTCTGATGCTATCAAGCTACTTATTGGGTCCAACAAGAAATTCGAGTTCCCG GTGAAGTGGGGTTTGGATCTGCAAAGTGAGCATGAAAGATATATCACAGAAGTCGCATTTGGCGGCAGTCCTGTAATAATTAGAGATTATCCGAAG GAAATCAAAGCTTTCTATATGCGACAAAATGATGACGGGAAAACAGTTGCGGCAATGGATCTATTGGTTCCTCGG GTAGGTGAACTCATTGGAGGAAGCCAAAGAGAAGAACGACTTGATTACCTTGAAGCTCGGCTGGATGAATCAAATCTTAACAAAGATAGCTATTGGTGGTATTTGGATTTGCGGCGATATGGATCAG TTCCTCATGCTGGTTTTGGCCTTGGATTTGAACGGCTTGTACAGTTTGCAACCGGAATAGACAACATCAGAGACGCCATTCCATTTCCCAGGGTTCCTGGTTCTGCGGAGTTTTAG